A section of the Aerosakkonema funiforme FACHB-1375 genome encodes:
- a CDS encoding cell division protein SepF: MNGIFSKLRDMVGLNEPVEYEYDDYDDVDDRNNYQNQNLYPEENQQAATEEERRQRRRMRDRIGVAPETAMPSPMNNVIGMPGVNNSFSEVVVMEPRSFEEMPQAIQALRERKSVVLNLTMMDPDQAQRAVDFIAGGTYAIDGHQERIGESIFLFTPNCVQVSTQSGVVHEVPQTQVRIPRQTAPSPAWVEDRRIVQSS; the protein is encoded by the coding sequence GTGAATGGTATTTTTAGCAAGCTAAGAGATATGGTTGGGCTCAATGAGCCAGTAGAGTACGAGTACGACGACTACGATGATGTAGACGATCGGAATAACTACCAAAACCAAAACCTCTATCCAGAAGAAAACCAGCAAGCAGCAACGGAAGAAGAGCGCCGTCAGCGCCGCCGGATGCGCGATCGCATTGGTGTAGCACCAGAAACGGCAATGCCATCGCCCATGAATAACGTGATCGGAATGCCAGGAGTAAACAACAGTTTTTCAGAAGTTGTGGTAATGGAACCCCGCAGCTTTGAAGAAATGCCCCAAGCAATTCAAGCTTTGCGGGAACGGAAATCGGTGGTCTTAAACCTGACTATGATGGACCCAGACCAAGCGCAACGTGCTGTAGACTTTATCGCAGGCGGCACTTATGCGATCGACGGGCATCAAGAGCGGATTGGCGAAAGCATCTTCCTGTTTACGCCTAACTGCGTACAGGTAAGCACTCAATCTGGTGTCGTTCACGAAGTACCGCAAACGCAAGTACGCATCCCCCGTCAAACCGCGCCTTCACCCGCTTGGGTAGAGGATCGGCGGATTGTGCAGTCTAGTTAG
- the proC gene encoding pyrroline-5-carboxylate reductase, with the protein MSIRFGIIGGGVMGEALLSRLINRQIYLPSEVLVSEPQTQRRSFLVQEYGVEVTTDNREVARVAEVLFLAIKPQVFEAVAAELVENVVSPEEQLVISIMAGVTLNKLEWAFPGQAVIRAMPNTPATVGAGITAIAAGNHVQIGHLEQAQRIFKAVGEVVEVPETMLDAVTGLSGSGPGYVALVVEALTDGGVAAGLPRAIASQLALQTVLGTAQLLKDTGMHPAELKDRVTSPGGTTIAGIGELERAGFRSALIEAVKKAYRRSKELGS; encoded by the coding sequence ATGAGTATCAGGTTTGGCATCATTGGCGGCGGGGTAATGGGAGAAGCTCTCTTATCCCGCTTAATTAATCGACAAATTTATCTACCGTCAGAAGTTTTGGTGAGCGAGCCGCAGACCCAACGGCGCAGCTTTTTGGTGCAGGAATACGGCGTTGAAGTTACTACTGATAATCGGGAAGTAGCCAGGGTAGCTGAAGTGCTATTTTTGGCAATTAAGCCCCAGGTGTTTGAGGCGGTAGCAGCAGAGTTGGTGGAAAATGTAGTTAGTCCCGAAGAGCAACTGGTGATTTCGATTATGGCTGGGGTGACCTTGAATAAGCTGGAATGGGCTTTTCCAGGACAGGCGGTCATTCGGGCGATGCCAAATACACCAGCAACGGTGGGCGCTGGGATAACTGCGATCGCCGCCGGCAATCACGTCCAGATCGGTCACTTGGAACAGGCACAGCGCATCTTTAAAGCTGTGGGAGAAGTGGTGGAAGTGCCGGAAACGATGCTGGATGCGGTGACGGGACTTTCCGGATCGGGGCCGGGTTACGTGGCCCTCGTCGTAGAAGCGCTTACGGATGGCGGCGTAGCAGCCGGTTTGCCAAGGGCGATCGCCTCTCAGTTAGCACTCCAAACTGTACTCGGTACCGCTCAATTACTCAAAGACACGGGAATGCACCCAGCGGAACTCAAAGACCGAGTTACCAGTCCTGGCGGTACAACTATTGCTGGTATTGGTGAGTTAGAACGTGCTGGTTTCCGTTCGGCTTTGATCGAGGCGGTCAAAAAGGCTTATCGGCGCTCTAAGGAGTTAGGTAGTTGA
- a CDS encoding phosphotransferase yields the protein MYRVDNGWSLPHFVPAKNHFAHVGQIDRAMQEQLGIDVTTLCCVYNDLDIESDRVNRVFALENHSPSWQLPAGYVWIGEQELDRLELAVPEHLAVLEAWFDEFKDPTISSQRVPWARLGWFEKASAWIEAQLNHLGISAISPIEQFRSWGISCIMRVNTTAGNIYFKALPNVLANDALFTQSLAASYPDNLPKILAVEPEQHWILMRDFGGTILSENSDIARWEAALRLYAKIQINEASRVDKLLALGWPDRRIYKLPFHIEALLSDTEALLAGDFIIIESDDIEYLRGLIPQFKAMCEVLASYNIPQTIVHGDFWAKNVVVTDNNYIYFDWPTGAIAHPFFDIVNFLYIEKYVPDIPNVRTHLRNIYLEQWTIYEPMERLIEAFELSITLGMFYQAITYYWIVSNLEPLAKWEMEVAVPLCLEKLLDYRTKMLQT from the coding sequence ATGTATAGGGTTGACAATGGCTGGTCTTTGCCTCATTTTGTACCTGCCAAAAATCATTTCGCTCATGTAGGTCAGATCGATCGAGCTATGCAGGAGCAGTTGGGTATCGATGTGACGACTCTCTGCTGTGTTTATAATGACTTGGATATTGAGAGCGATCGTGTCAATCGAGTTTTTGCTCTGGAAAATCACAGTCCTAGTTGGCAATTACCTGCTGGATATGTTTGGATTGGCGAACAGGAATTGGATCGGCTGGAGCTAGCTGTACCGGAGCATTTGGCTGTTCTTGAAGCTTGGTTTGATGAGTTTAAAGACCCTACAATCAGCAGTCAGCGAGTGCCTTGGGCCAGATTGGGTTGGTTTGAAAAGGCGTCTGCTTGGATTGAAGCGCAACTTAATCATCTTGGTATAAGTGCTATTTCTCCCATTGAACAATTCAGATCTTGGGGTATTTCCTGTATCATGCGGGTGAATACAACAGCGGGAAATATTTATTTCAAAGCTTTGCCAAATGTATTAGCTAATGATGCCCTATTTACGCAAAGCTTAGCTGCATCTTATCCAGATAATTTACCGAAAATTTTGGCGGTAGAACCGGAACAGCACTGGATTTTGATGCGGGATTTCGGCGGTACAATTCTTTCTGAAAATAGCGATATCGCTCGTTGGGAAGCAGCGCTTCGTTTATATGCAAAAATTCAGATAAATGAAGCTAGTCGCGTTGATAAGTTGCTGGCTTTGGGTTGGCCCGATCGCCGGATTTACAAGCTGCCTTTTCATATTGAGGCGCTGTTATCTGATACTGAGGCGTTGCTAGCAGGAGATTTTATCATTATTGAGTCAGATGATATAGAATATCTGCGTGGATTGATTCCGCAATTCAAGGCGATGTGTGAGGTTTTGGCAAGTTACAATATTCCGCAGACGATCGTACACGGTGATTTTTGGGCAAAAAATGTGGTTGTGACAGATAATAACTATATTTATTTTGATTGGCCAACAGGTGCGATCGCACATCCTTTCTTCGATATCGTTAACTTTTTGTATATCGAAAAGTACGTGCCGGATATTCCCAATGTGCGTACTCATCTCCGTAATATCTATTTGGAACAATGGACAATTTACGAACCGATGGAACGGTTAATAGAAGCATTTGAATTGTCGATAACATTGGGAATGTTTTACCAGGCAATCACATACTACTGGATAGTTTCCAACTTAGAGCCTCTGGCTAAGTGGGAGATGGAAGTTGCAGTACCTTTGTGTTTGGAAAAGCTTTTAGATTACAGGACAAAAATGTTACAAACCTAA
- a CDS encoding DNA methyltransferase, whose protein sequence is MQTFSKFDIASKINRQPYYITKLGLAYLGNSLEIIAELPDESVDLICTSPPFALVRKKEYGNVDAHKYVEWFKAFAREFYRIIKPQGSLVIDIGGTWLKGFPVRSLYHFELVIELCKPKSEGGLGFFLAQELFWYNPAKLPTPAEWVTVRRERVKDAVNTVWWLSKDAHPKANNKRVLRPYSEAMKTLLRNGYDAKLRPSGHDISTKFQNDRGGAIPPNIIADPACGASASIGKPVLGEFNWILENDIAQPVNVISASNTASNDYYQRRCKEEGIKAHPARFPQALPEFAIALCTEPGDLVLDPFAGSNMTGRVAETLDRHWLAFELDENYLKASQFRFEEDAPLVVTPLKDRKALKGKALELAPDYIKTSSELEDRAMPKQLELFPITSNDMPEQKLKFTYGHQFEPKTMNLPELIQLCIDCQPDRRILQDEIAKRYYSSHSNQNDLQKGENRSKLAMNTFLSLRAYKLVELINDDDWQYIVTDIANEILENQSDADEAATIFARHILTNLTGMSLLKAVEAINSRGDKPKLDLIGYELQEMGYSLSPNAIYVSTMRQWLQEAGVFEKTYEINWDRVYDILELDKDYIDEIYTLTPEQKYFLLAMLQMSIIELTKWNDIANYAVSVYKVRFPSKSFVKDIIQPLVETGLIETEKTTGGRGAKPNLVKLTEKAQQELLSKLLESIADMTEISQTELNRSFEDVVNDLDHADKHIKGKALELLAIWMIRLTSLRFTKWRKRDYETGQGEVDVLAASDRFVYHRWQIQCKNTKRVDVEVLAKEVGMTFVTGADVVMIVTTGEFTRDAFQYAYRMMEVSRYYMVLIQKEDIEAIKEDRTNIIKILDCRARRVFAKKELGLTDNAVDEIEIEEDSLTDFDGAFEEE, encoded by the coding sequence GTGCAAACTTTTTCTAAATTTGATATTGCAAGTAAAATTAACCGCCAACCATACTACATAACGAAATTAGGTTTAGCCTACTTAGGTAATAGCTTGGAAATCATCGCAGAATTGCCAGATGAGAGCGTCGATCTAATTTGCACGTCCCCACCTTTCGCCTTAGTAAGGAAGAAAGAATATGGCAACGTAGATGCTCATAAATACGTCGAATGGTTCAAGGCATTTGCTCGTGAATTTTACCGAATTATTAAGCCCCAAGGCTCTCTAGTGATAGATATTGGCGGAACTTGGCTGAAAGGTTTTCCTGTGCGATCGCTCTATCATTTCGAGTTAGTCATAGAGCTTTGCAAACCAAAATCAGAAGGTGGTTTAGGTTTTTTTCTCGCACAAGAGCTTTTTTGGTACAATCCCGCCAAACTTCCCACACCCGCAGAATGGGTAACGGTAAGGAGAGAAAGAGTTAAAGATGCGGTAAATACGGTTTGGTGGTTATCAAAAGATGCCCACCCTAAAGCAAATAATAAAAGAGTTTTACGTCCTTACAGTGAGGCGATGAAAACCCTCTTAAGAAATGGCTATGATGCGAAACTTCGCCCATCCGGACATGATATTTCTACTAAATTTCAGAACGATCGCGGTGGTGCTATTCCTCCCAACATAATAGCCGATCCTGCTTGTGGAGCGAGCGCATCGATCGGAAAACCAGTATTAGGAGAATTTAATTGGATTTTAGAGAATGATATAGCACAGCCTGTCAATGTTATTTCAGCTTCTAACACCGCATCTAATGATTACTATCAGCGACGTTGCAAAGAAGAAGGAATTAAAGCTCATCCGGCTCGATTTCCGCAAGCATTACCTGAATTTGCGATCGCACTTTGTACTGAACCAGGTGATTTAGTTCTCGATCCCTTTGCGGGTTCAAACATGACAGGAAGAGTTGCAGAAACGCTCGATCGCCATTGGTTAGCCTTTGAATTAGATGAAAATTATCTTAAAGCATCACAATTTCGATTTGAAGAAGATGCGCCATTAGTGGTTACTCCCTTAAAAGACAGAAAAGCTCTCAAAGGCAAAGCACTAGAGTTAGCGCCTGATTACATTAAAACTTCATCCGAATTAGAGGATCGGGCAATGCCAAAACAATTAGAGTTATTTCCAATTACGAGCAACGATATGCCAGAACAAAAACTAAAATTTACTTATGGACATCAGTTTGAACCCAAAACGATGAATCTACCTGAACTGATTCAATTGTGTATAGATTGCCAACCCGATCGCCGTATTCTACAGGATGAAATTGCCAAGCGTTATTATTCCAGCCATTCAAACCAAAATGATTTACAGAAAGGGGAAAATCGTAGTAAACTTGCTATGAATACATTTCTCTCCCTTCGTGCTTACAAGCTGGTTGAGTTGATTAATGATGATGATTGGCAATACATAGTAACAGATATTGCTAATGAAATATTAGAAAATCAGAGCGATGCTGATGAAGCAGCTACGATTTTTGCCCGTCACATCCTGACTAACTTAACTGGAATGTCTTTGCTGAAAGCAGTGGAAGCAATTAACAGTAGAGGCGATAAACCTAAATTGGATCTAATAGGTTACGAACTGCAAGAAATGGGGTATTCTCTCTCTCCCAACGCCATTTATGTCAGCACGATGCGTCAATGGTTACAAGAAGCTGGGGTATTTGAGAAAACATACGAAATTAACTGGGATCGAGTCTATGATATCTTAGAACTTGATAAAGACTATATTGATGAGATTTACACTCTCACTCCAGAGCAAAAGTATTTTCTATTAGCAATGCTCCAGATGAGTATTATAGAGTTAACTAAATGGAACGATATTGCTAACTATGCGGTAAGTGTTTATAAAGTACGGTTTCCTTCAAAGTCATTTGTTAAGGATATTATTCAACCCTTAGTAGAAACAGGTTTAATTGAAACTGAGAAAACTACGGGTGGACGAGGCGCTAAACCTAATCTGGTTAAGTTGACTGAAAAAGCACAGCAAGAATTACTGTCTAAACTGTTAGAATCTATTGCAGATATGACAGAAATATCCCAAACAGAGCTAAATCGAAGTTTTGAGGATGTTGTTAATGATTTAGATCATGCAGATAAACATATTAAAGGCAAAGCTCTAGAGTTACTAGCAATTTGGATGATTCGTTTGACAAGCCTTCGATTCACAAAATGGCGGAAACGGGACTATGAAACTGGACAAGGGGAAGTAGATGTTTTAGCTGCATCCGATCGCTTTGTCTATCACCGTTGGCAAATTCAGTGTAAAAACACCAAACGAGTAGATGTTGAAGTGTTAGCTAAAGAAGTAGGAATGACTTTTGTAACTGGGGCTGATGTAGTGATGATTGTAACTACTGGTGAGTTTACTAGAGATGCTTTTCAGTATGCTTATCGCATGATGGAAGTATCACGTTACTATATGGTGCTGATTCAAAAAGAAGATATTGAAGCTATTAAAGAAGATCGAACTAATATTATCAAGATTCTCGATTGCCGCGCAAGGCGTGTATTTGCTAAGAAGGAACTAGGATTAACTGATAATGCAGTTGATGAGATTGAAATTGAAGAGGATTCACTTACAGATTTTGATGGAGCATTTGAAGAGGAATAG
- the plsY gene encoding glycerol-3-phosphate 1-O-acyltransferase PlsY: protein MFGVTVNIGLVLVSYLLGSFPTGYLAARILKGIDIREQGSGSIGATNVLRTLGKGPAIVVLLVDAAKGALAIALAHLAYSFSSTVGLSLATLVTLAGLAAIIGHSWPIWLNFKGGKSVATSLGILLAMSWQVGLATFGVFAVMLAITRIVSFSSIVGAIAVSALMFGFGQPLPYQIFAIAAGIYVIWRHRSNIQRLLAGTEPKIGQKLQTETEQTT from the coding sequence ATGTTTGGGGTAACTGTCAATATTGGGTTGGTGTTGGTATCTTATTTGTTAGGGTCGTTTCCCACAGGATATTTAGCCGCTCGTATACTTAAAGGTATCGATATTCGAGAGCAAGGTTCTGGTTCCATTGGCGCAACAAATGTGTTGCGAACTCTGGGAAAAGGGCCTGCGATCGTCGTTTTGCTAGTCGATGCGGCTAAAGGTGCTTTGGCGATCGCGCTGGCTCATTTAGCATACTCTTTTTCTAGCACAGTCGGATTATCTCTAGCAACGCTGGTTACTTTAGCCGGATTAGCAGCGATTATCGGTCATAGTTGGCCAATTTGGTTGAATTTTAAAGGCGGAAAGTCGGTTGCTACCAGTTTGGGCATTTTGCTGGCGATGTCTTGGCAAGTTGGTTTGGCAACCTTTGGCGTTTTTGCGGTCATGTTGGCCATCACCCGCATCGTTTCTTTCAGTTCTATTGTAGGTGCGATCGCAGTTTCGGCGTTAATGTTTGGCTTCGGTCAACCTTTACCATATCAAATATTTGCGATCGCTGCCGGGATATACGTTATTTGGAGACATCGCAGCAATATCCAGCGTTTGCTAGCAGGAACCGAACCTAAAATCGGACAAAAATTACAGACAGAAACCGAACAAACGACTTGA
- a CDS encoding DUF3086 domain-containing protein produces MNSDEPQTQKQEQPPEREPAIEAWSNSPEQSTIVELVEQTPENDFVVGEVAPTNDDENYQFIEGDLAPPNTEDIPTKDELVVGLALSANTEYIAGNDNISQRDFAQENDIVESGSDRIAELAERVAELKQEEQALKQEISSLQSTRKMLSQQVAEMQTTCGRLIQESLSELEQRKQTLQIAVEQLERRQDRIRAEMKTTFAGVSQDLAIRVQGFKDYLVGSLQDLASAAEELELIPKAPEPEEKVVVRDAKPVKESAGVPTFAEQGFQEQVKQIRKLLDQYRTRPDYYGPPWQLRRTFEPIHAERASYWFFTQGGKGALRSMGSRLQNILVASSIISVLRSQYHDRLRTLILANTPERLGEWRRGLQDCLGISRGDFGPERGITLFETPEALAMKAERLVKEGQMPLIVIDETEDQISLSVLQFPLWLAFAPDPQSPTYSLERDRF; encoded by the coding sequence ATGAATTCAGACGAACCCCAAACCCAAAAACAAGAGCAACCGCCGGAACGAGAACCAGCTATTGAGGCATGGTCAAATTCACCAGAGCAAAGTACCATAGTTGAGTTGGTCGAACAAACTCCGGAAAATGATTTTGTCGTCGGCGAAGTAGCGCCTACAAATGATGATGAAAACTATCAATTTATAGAAGGAGATTTAGCGCCGCCCAACACTGAAGATATTCCTACAAAAGATGAGTTGGTAGTGGGCTTAGCATTGTCTGCTAATACAGAATATATTGCCGGAAATGATAATATTAGTCAAAGGGATTTCGCCCAGGAAAATGATATAGTGGAGAGTGGGAGCGATCGCATCGCTGAGTTAGCAGAACGGGTAGCTGAGTTAAAACAAGAGGAACAAGCTCTCAAACAGGAAATATCTTCCCTGCAAAGCACCAGAAAAATGCTCTCCCAGCAGGTAGCCGAAATGCAAACAACTTGCGGTCGCTTGATTCAAGAAAGCTTGAGCGAATTAGAACAGCGCAAACAAACGCTGCAAATTGCTGTAGAACAATTGGAACGCCGCCAAGACCGCATTCGCGCTGAAATGAAAACCACTTTTGCTGGGGTTTCTCAAGATTTGGCAATTCGGGTACAAGGTTTCAAAGATTATCTAGTCGGTAGTTTACAGGATCTGGCATCCGCAGCTGAGGAACTGGAATTGATTCCCAAAGCACCAGAACCGGAAGAAAAAGTGGTTGTTAGAGATGCTAAACCTGTGAAAGAATCTGCTGGGGTACCAACATTTGCCGAACAGGGTTTTCAGGAACAAGTTAAGCAAATTCGCAAGCTTTTAGACCAATATCGCACGCGACCGGATTATTATGGCCCGCCTTGGCAACTGCGTCGCACCTTTGAACCAATTCATGCGGAACGCGCCTCGTATTGGTTTTTTACTCAGGGTGGCAAGGGGGCGTTGCGGAGTATGGGTTCTCGCCTGCAAAATATCCTCGTCGCTTCTTCGATTATCTCAGTTTTGCGATCGCAGTATCACGATCGTCTCCGCACTTTGATCTTGGCAAATACCCCCGAACGTCTGGGAGAATGGCGGCGCGGTTTGCAAGATTGTCTGGGTATTTCTCGCGGCGATTTTGGCCCGGAACGGGGAATTACTTTGTTTGAAACGCCAGAAGCCTTGGCAATGAAAGCCGAACGGTTGGTGAAAGAAGGGCAAATGCCGTTGATTGTTATTGACGAAACGGAAGACCAAATTAGTTTGTCTGTGCTGCAATTTCCCTTGTGGTTAGCTTTTGCACCTGACCCGCAATCGCCTACCTATTCGTTGGAGCGCGATCGATTTTAA
- a CDS encoding DUF3119 family protein, giving the protein MTTAASIESQQTVELSPSYTIPIVLVSIAIPLLLLQPWLSAIISLFGLFLLFQTVTIRLKFTETALDIYRSGKIIRSFPYREWQNWRIFWPGVPILFYFKEVKSIHFLPILFDPKMLQTCLEQRCPKI; this is encoded by the coding sequence GTGACCACGGCTGCTTCGATCGAATCCCAACAAACGGTTGAACTCTCCCCCAGTTACACCATACCCATAGTTTTAGTATCGATCGCCATACCGCTATTGCTGCTACAACCCTGGCTTAGCGCCATCATCTCCCTGTTCGGATTGTTCCTCTTGTTCCAGACTGTCACCATCCGCCTCAAATTTACGGAAACCGCTTTAGATATATACCGCTCTGGTAAGATAATTCGCAGTTTCCCTTATCGGGAATGGCAAAATTGGCGCATTTTTTGGCCCGGAGTGCCTATCTTGTTCTACTTTAAAGAAGTTAAGAGCATTCACTTTTTGCCGATTCTGTTCGATCCCAAGATGTTACAAACTTGTTTAGAACAACGCTGTCCAAAGATTTAG
- a CDS encoding MlaE family lipid ABC transporter permease subunit translates to MKGRKSNFSLGLWGQRLLAAILLGGQVLIHILNGKIHRRNTIDQMAAVGPDSLLIALVTAAFVGMVFTVQVAREFINLGASTAVGGVLALALCRELAPVLTAVVLAGRVGSAFAAEIGTMRVTEQIDALLMLKTDPIDYLVTPRAIACCLMLPILTLMCLVTGMLGGLLIATNLYNISQTVFLDSARNFLHVWDICSAAIKAFCFGALIAVIGCSWGLTTTGGAKGVGQSTTTAVVTSLLAIFVANFFLTWVMFRGTGSVVLQGL, encoded by the coding sequence GTGAAGGGGAGAAAATCTAATTTCAGCTTGGGGTTATGGGGACAGCGCTTGCTGGCCGCAATTTTGTTGGGAGGACAGGTACTCATCCACATCCTCAACGGCAAAATCCACCGCCGCAACACCATCGATCAAATGGCAGCGGTTGGCCCAGATTCGCTTCTGATTGCCTTGGTGACAGCAGCTTTTGTGGGTATGGTATTTACAGTGCAGGTAGCGCGAGAATTTATCAACCTGGGTGCCAGTACTGCCGTGGGAGGAGTTCTGGCACTGGCGTTGTGCCGCGAACTTGCCCCAGTCCTCACCGCCGTAGTGCTGGCAGGACGAGTGGGGTCGGCGTTTGCAGCAGAAATCGGCACGATGCGGGTAACGGAACAAATCGACGCCCTCTTGATGCTCAAAACCGATCCTATAGACTACTTAGTAACACCCCGCGCGATCGCCTGCTGCTTGATGCTGCCAATTTTGACCCTGATGTGCTTGGTGACGGGGATGTTGGGAGGATTGCTGATTGCCACCAATCTGTACAATATCTCCCAGACAGTCTTTCTAGATTCCGCCCGTAACTTTCTCCATGTCTGGGATATTTGTAGCGCCGCGATCAAAGCTTTTTGCTTCGGCGCGTTGATTGCTGTGATTGGCTGTAGCTGGGGCTTAACCACAACAGGGGGAGCCAAAGGTGTGGGACAATCAACGACAACTGCTGTAGTCACGTCTCTGCTGGCTATCTTTGTCGCCAATTTCTTCTTGACTTGGGTGATGTTCCGGGGAACGGGCAGCGTGGTGCTACAAGGTTTGTGA
- a CDS encoding type II toxin-antitoxin system RelE/ParE family toxin: MRILVWDGSFKRAFKRVVGKNPQLEVKIFAVLELLAAAPFSQSLKSHKLRGPLEGLWAYWVEYDCRIIYTLKENADSGEHIIVLIDIGTHDEVY, from the coding sequence ATGAGAATTCTTGTTTGGGATGGTAGCTTTAAGCGGGCTTTTAAGCGCGTTGTCGGCAAAAATCCCCAACTAGAGGTAAAAATTTTTGCGGTGCTGGAATTGCTGGCAGCCGCTCCTTTTTCACAATCTTTGAAATCGCATAAATTGAGGGGTCCGCTGGAAGGGTTATGGGCTTATTGGGTTGAGTACGATTGCCGAATCATTTACACTCTCAAGGAAAATGCTGATTCTGGCGAGCATATAATTGTATTGATTGATATTGGTACTCATGACGAAGTGTACTGA
- a CDS encoding Rpn family recombination-promoting nuclease/putative transposase codes for MSRREVEAMFGLSDLKKTRYFQEVAEEAKQEGKQEGKLETVPRLLQLGLSIEQIATALELDMEVVIKAAQRQSYR; via the coding sequence ATGAGTCGTCGGGAGGTAGAAGCGATGTTCGGTTTAAGTGATTTGAAAAAGACGCGGTACTTTCAAGAAGTTGCTGAAGAAGCTAAGCAGGAAGGTAAGCAGGAAGGCAAGTTGGAAACAGTACCTCGATTATTGCAGTTGGGATTGAGTATCGAACAAATTGCGACGGCGTTAGAGTTGGATATGGAAGTGGTGATAAAGGCAGCACAAAGACAATCTTATAGATAA
- a CDS encoding Rpn family recombination-promoting nuclease/putative transposase, which translates to MKTDSIFYQIFQSLPSIFFELIGQPASEARGYEFKSVEIKEIIKRIDGVFLPSKPNQAIYFAEVQFQRDEEFYYRFFTEISVYLYQYKPKRPWRAVAVFNRQSSDTEVPLEYQHFLATGQVQRIYLSELGQAANQSVGLGMLNLIVEDETIAIDQARQLIQNAQQQEDEAFRQKVLQLIETVLVYKFPSMSRREVEAMFGLSDLKKTRYFQEVAEEAKQEGKQEGRLEGKLEGKLEGKLEGKLETVPRLLQLGLSVEQIAIALDLDIEVVRKAAQGESN; encoded by the coding sequence ATGAAAACAGACAGCATCTTCTATCAAATATTTCAGAGTTTACCCAGTATCTTTTTTGAACTAATCGGTCAGCCTGCATCAGAAGCAAGGGGCTACGAGTTCAAGTCAGTGGAAATCAAAGAAATAATCAAACGGATTGATGGCGTATTTCTGCCATCGAAACCCAACCAAGCAATTTACTTTGCAGAAGTCCAGTTTCAACGAGACGAAGAATTTTACTATCGGTTTTTTACGGAAATTTCTGTTTATCTGTATCAATACAAACCGAAAAGACCTTGGCGTGCGGTAGCGGTATTCAACCGCCAAAGTAGCGATACAGAAGTACCATTAGAGTATCAGCACTTTCTGGCTACCGGACAAGTGCAGCGAATTTATTTGTCAGAATTGGGTCAAGCGGCAAACCAGTCAGTCGGTTTGGGGATGCTAAACTTAATAGTTGAGGATGAAACAATAGCGATTGACCAAGCCAGACAGCTAATCCAGAATGCACAACAGCAGGAGGATGAAGCTTTCCGGCAAAAAGTTCTACAATTGATCGAAACAGTCTTGGTGTATAAATTTCCTAGCATGAGTCGTCGGGAGGTAGAAGCGATGTTCGGTTTAAGTGATTTGAAAAAGACGCGGTACTTTCAAGAAGTTGCTGAAGAAGCTAAGCAGGAAGGTAAGCAGGAAGGCAGGCTAGAAGGCAAGTTGGAAGGCAAGTTGGAAGGCAAGTTGGAAGGCAAGTTGGAAACAGTACCTCGATTATTGCAGTTGGGATTGAGTGTCGAACAAATTGCGATCGCATTAGATTTGGATATTGAAGTTGTGAGAAAGGCAGCACAAGGAGAATCCAATTAA